One Solanum pennellii chromosome 10, SPENNV200 genomic region harbors:
- the LOC107001869 gene encoding jasmonic acid-amido synthetase JAR1-like, with product MMENIEKKFDAEQVIEDFEVMTKDAGRIQEETLGKILEQNGGTEYLKQWGLNGRTDVETFKACVPIVSHSDLDPYIQRIADGDLSPILTGKPIQAISLSSGTTQGKPKFVPFNDELMKSTMQTFKTSFAFRNKEFPIGNGKVLHIIYSSKQFKTKGGFATGTATTHVYRNAQYKKTMKAMSTPICSPDEVIFGPDFQQSLYCHLLSGLIFRNEVQVVSSAFAHSIVQAFRTFEQVWEELVVDIREGVLSSRVTVPSIRLAMSKLLKPDPELADTIYIKCSSLSNWYGLIPKLFPNTKYIYGIMTGSMEPYLKKLRHYAGELPLVSADYGSSEGWVGVNVNPKFPPEMVTYAVLPNTGYFEFLPLEENLIGMEQANSPVCLTEVKLGEEYEIVFTNFAGLYRYRLGDVVKIKGFHNSTPELQFVCRRNLVLSINIDKNTEKDLQLAVEAAGKHLVDEKLEVVDFTSHANISSDPGHYVIFWELSGEATDEILQECCNCLDKSFLDSSYVNNRRMNTIGALELRIVKRGTFDKILDHFVGLGGAVSQFKTPRCVGSKNSSLIQILSTNIVKSYSSTAIF from the exons ATGATGGAAAATATTGAGAAGAAATTTGATGCAGAACAAGTGATTGAGGATTTTGAGGTGATGACAAAAGATGCTGGGAGGATTCAAGAAGAGACACTTGGGAAAATTCTGGAACAAAATGGGGGAACAGAGTATTTGAAGCAATGGGGTCTGAATGGAAGAACAGATGTTGAGACTTTCAAGGCTTGTGTCCCCATTGTCAGTCACAGTGATTTGGATCCTTACATTCAAAGAATTGCTGACGGTGATCTTTCACCTATTCTTACTGGAAAGCCCATTCAAGCCATCTCCTTGAG TTCTGGTACTACTCAAGGGAAGCCAAAGTTTGTACCATTcaatgatgaattgatgaagTCCACCATGCAGACATTCAAGACTTCTTTTGCCTTTAGGAACAA agAATTTCCAATAGGGAATGGGAAGGTTTTGCACATTATTTACAGCAGCAAGCAATTTAAAACTAAAGGTGGTTTTGCAACTGGAACAGCCACTACCCATGTGTATAGAAATGCACAATACAAGAAGACAATGAAGGCAATGTCTACCCCAATTTGTAGTCCTGATGAAGTAATATTTGGTCCTGATTTTCAACAATCTTTATACTGTCACCTCCTGTCTGGTCTCATTTTCCGCAATGAAGTTCAAGTTGTTTCGTCTGCATTTGCACATAGCATTGTCCAAGCTTTTCGTACTTTCGAACAAGTATGGGAAGAACTTGTTGTTGACATAAGGGAGGGAGTCTTATCGAGCCGAGTCACTGTCCCGTCCATAAGATTGGCCATGTCGAAATTGCTGAAGCCTGATCCAGAACTGGCTGATACAATTTATATCAAATGCTCAAGTTTAAGCAATTGGTATGGCTTGATTCCTAAACTCTTCCCGAATACAAAGTACATTTATGGTATCATGACAGGTTCCATGGAGCCTTACTTGAAGAAACTGAGACACTATGCAGGGGAATTACCTCTAGTGAGTGCAGATTATGGTTCTTCTGAAGGATGGGTTGGAGTAAATGTTAACCCAAAATTTCCCCCTGAGATGGTTACTTATGCAGTGTTACCAAATACCGGCTATTTTGAATTCCTCCCACTCGAGGAAAATCTCATTGGCATGGAGCAAGCAAATTCTCCAGTCTGCCTGACTGAAGTTAAACTTGGTGAAGAGTATGAAATTGTCTTCACCAATTTTGCAG GTTTATACCGTTATAGACTGGGTGATGTTGTGAAGATAAAAGGATTCCACAATAGCACTCCAGAGCTCCAGTTTGTCTGTCGAAGGAACCTTGTGCTGAGCATTAACATAGACAAGAACACCGAGAAAGATTTGCAACTAGCTGTGGAAGCTGCAGGCAAGCACTTAGTTGACGAAAAACTAGAAGTGGTGGACTTTACCAGCCATGCCAACATCTCATCTGATCCAGGACACTATGTCATCTTCTGGGAACTGAGTGGGGAAGCAACTGATGAAATATTGCAAGAGTGCTGCAACTGTCTGGACAAATCGTTCCTCGATTCAAGCTACGTGAACAACAGGAGAATGAATACAATTGGAGCACTTGAACTGCGGATTGTGAAGAGGGGAACCTTTGATAAGATATTGGATCATTTCGTTGGATTAGGAGGTGCGGTGAGCCAGTTCAAAACCCCTAGATGTGTTGGTTCAAAAAATAGCTCATTGATCCAAATACTGTCTACTAATATTGTTAAGAGCTATTCCAGTACTgctatcttttaa
- the LOC107002524 gene encoding jasmonic acid-amido synthetase JAR1-like has protein sequence MMENIEKIFDAEEVIEDFEVMTKDVGRIQEETLGKILEENGGTEYMKQWGLNGRTDVETFKACVPIVSHSDLDPYIQRIADGDLSPILTGKPIQAISLSSGTTQGKPKFVPFNDELMNSTMQTFKTSFAFRNREFPIGNGKVLNIIYSSKQFKTKGGLAAGTATTHVYRNAQYKKTMKAMSTPICSPDEVIFGPDFQQSLYCHLLCGLIFRDEIQVVSSAFAHSIVHAFRTFEQVWEELVVDIREGVLSSRVTVPSIRLAMSKLLKPDPGLAETIYSKCSSLSNWYGLIPELFPNTKYIYGIMTGSMEPYLKKLRHYAGELPLVSADYGSSEGWVGVNVNPKFPPEMVTYAVLPNIGYFEFLPLEENLIGMEQANSSVGLTEVKLGEEYEIVFTNFAGLYRYRLGDVVKIKGFHNGTPELQFVCRRNLLLSINIDKNTEKDLQLAVEAAGKHLVDEKLEVMDFTSHVNVSADPGHYVIFWELSGEATDEILQECCNCLDKSFLDAGYVSSRKVNAIGALELMIVKRGTFHKILDHFVGLGGAVSQFKTPRCVGPKNSSLIQILSSNVVKSYSSTAFC, from the exons ATGATGGAAAATATTGAGAAGATATTTGATGCTGAAGAAGTGATTGAGGATTTTGAGGTGATGACAAAAGATGTTGGGAGGATTCAAGAAGAGACACTTGGAAAAATTCTGGAAGAAAATGGGGGAACAGAGTATATGAAGCAATGGGGTCTGAATGGCAGAACTGATGTTGAGACTTTCAAGGCTTGTGTCCCCATTGTCAGTCACAGTGATTTGGATCCTTACATTCAAAGAATTGCTGATGGTGATCTTTCACCTATTCTTACGGGAAAGCCCATTCAAGCCATCTCCTTGAG TTCTGGTACTACTCAAGGGAAGCCAAAGTTTGTACCTTTcaatgatgaattgatgaattCCACCATGCAGACATTCAAGACTTCTTTTGCCTTTAGGAACAG agAATTTCCAATAGGGAATGGGAAGGTTTTGAACATTATTTACAGCAGCAAGCAATTTAAAACTAAAGGTGGTTTGGCAGCTGGAACAGCTACTACTCATGTATATAGAAATGCACAATACAAGAAGACAATGAAGGCAATGTCTACCCCAATTTGTAGTCCTGATGAAGTAATATTTGGTCCTGATTTTCAACAATCTTTATACTGTCACCTTCTGTGTGGTCTCATTTTCCGCGATGAAATTCAAGTTGTTTCGTCTGCATTTGCACATAGCATTGTCCATGCTTTTCGAACTTTCGAACAAGTATGGGAAGAACTTGTTGTTGACATAAGGGAGGGAGTCTTATCGAGCCGAGTCACTGTCCCGTCCATAAGATTGGCCATGTCGAAATTGCTGAAGCCTGATCCAGGACTGGCTGAAACAATTTATAGCAAATGCTCAAGTTTAAGCAATTGGTACGGCTTGATTCCTGAACTCTTCCCGAATACAAAGTACATTTATGGTATCATGACAGGTTCCATGGAGCCTTACTTGAAGAAACTGAGGCACTATGCAGGAGAATTACCTCTAGTGAGTGCAGATTATGGTTCTTCTGAAGGATGGGTCGGAGTAAATGTTAATCCAAAATTCCCCCCTGAGATGGTTACTTATGCAGTGTTACCAAATATTGGCTATTTTGAATTCCTCCCACTCGAGGAAAATCTCATTGGCATGGAGCAAGCAAATTCTTCAGTCGGCCTGACTGAAGTTAAACTTGGTGAAGAGTATGAAATTGTCTTCACCAATTTCGCAG GTTTATATCGTTACAGACTAGGTGATGTTGTCAAGATAAAAGGATTCCACAATGGCACTCCAGAACTCCAGTTTGTCTGCAGAAGGAACCTTTTGCTGAGCATTAACATAGACAAGAACACTGAGAAAGATTTGCAACTAGCCGTGGAAGCTGCAGGCAAGCACTTAGTTGACGAAAAACTAGAAGTGATGGACTTCACCAGCCATGTCAACGTCTCAGCTGATCCAGGACACTACGTTATCTTCTGGGAACTGAGTGGCGAAGCAACTGATGAAATATTGCAAGAGTGCTGCAACTGTCTGGACAAATCGTTCCTGGATGCAGGCTACGTGAGCTCCAGGAAAGTGAATGCAATTGGAGCACTTGAACTGATGATTGTGAAGAGGGGAACCTTTCATAAGATATTGGATCATTTCGTTGGATTAGGAGGCGCGGTGAGCCAGTTCAAAACCCCTAGATGTGTTGGTCCAAAAAATAGCTCATTGATCCAAATACTGTCTAGTAATGTTGTTAAGAGCTATTCCAGTACTGCTTTCtgttaa